Proteins encoded within one genomic window of Brachybacterium sp. P6-10-X1:
- a CDS encoding UvrD-helicase domain-containing protein, translated as MSSLFDDLSLPDAFRRLDGVTVAPSAAAPADGSTGREQAHPGPGEAPAQEEPPLAEEPPPEDEPPFEDVSPFEDEPPSTALPAAPADDEQIPHPADRARPAGDRHDAFAVDPAVLSELTDGLNPAQREAVEHRGSPLLIVAGAGSGKTRVLTRRIAHLLRAREALPGEILAITFTNKAAAEMRERVGELVGPVARSMWVSTFHSACVRILRRDAQAAGLKSTFTIYDSADSLRLITTIAKDLELDTKKHAPRALASRISSLKNELIDPIDFADEAESAKNPFERTLARIYTNYTERLRQANAVDFDDLIALTVTLLRENPAIREGYRRRFRHLLVDEYQDTNTAQYQLVRELVGEDPRADLTVVGDSDQSIYAFRGATIRNIIEFEKDFPSARTIVLEQNYRSTQNILTAANAVIEENEGRRKKNLWTDQGEGEQITLYVADDEQAEARYIARQIDALVDHGRSAGDIAIFYRANAQSRALEDQLIRVGLPYRVVGGTRFYERREIKDAMAYLRVLANPADEINLRRILNVPKRGIGDRAEAAIAMLAERDRISFGEALRRADEAPGIATRSLNAVRTFVAMLEDLQEMASRGDGPAELVEAILQRSGYYAELQGSEDLQDESRLENLAELISVAAEFEAETEAADAAASEFEEAEPEVGSDSGSRSDPGAEPGTAAGPGTAAGPGTGAEGSTEGPAGSSEVIGADIDPEAALSAPDDPEASLVDRFLEKVSLVADADQLPGGEDQFVTLMTLHTAKGLEFPVVFLTGMEDGTFPHNRTLSDPHELQEERRLAYVGITRSRERLYLTRAQMRTTWGQSQFMPGSRFLDEIPEAVLDVARAGSTLSGADFGGMGAGGYGSGTSGGSRSGGGRGPSFSGGIGGGRSDVKRPSFGSGRTPVSAAAMPQLSVGDRVTHDSFGMGSVTEVSGQGEKTQVEVQFKPPNGTKRLLLRYAPLTKL; from the coding sequence ATGAGTTCACTCTTCGACGACCTCTCCCTGCCCGATGCCTTCCGCCGCCTCGACGGTGTGACGGTCGCCCCCTCGGCCGCCGCGCCCGCCGACGGGAGCACCGGCCGGGAGCAGGCGCATCCGGGGCCGGGGGAAGCGCCCGCCCAGGAGGAGCCGCCCCTCGCGGAGGAACCGCCGCCGGAGGACGAGCCCCCGTTCGAGGACGTGTCCCCGTTCGAGGACGAGCCGCCGTCGACCGCGCTCCCCGCAGCGCCGGCGGATGACGAGCAGATCCCGCATCCGGCCGACCGGGCCCGACCTGCCGGAGACCGTCACGATGCCTTCGCCGTCGACCCCGCCGTCCTCTCCGAGCTCACCGACGGGCTGAACCCGGCCCAGCGGGAGGCCGTCGAGCACCGCGGCAGCCCGCTGCTGATCGTCGCCGGCGCCGGCTCCGGCAAGACTCGGGTGCTGACCCGGCGCATCGCGCATCTGCTCCGCGCCCGGGAGGCCCTGCCCGGGGAGATCCTCGCGATCACCTTCACCAACAAGGCCGCCGCCGAGATGCGCGAACGGGTCGGGGAGCTGGTGGGACCGGTCGCCCGCAGCATGTGGGTCTCCACCTTCCACAGCGCCTGCGTGAGGATCCTGCGCCGCGACGCCCAGGCCGCCGGCCTCAAGAGCACCTTCACGATCTACGACAGCGCCGACTCCCTGCGGTTGATCACCACGATCGCCAAGGACCTGGAGCTCGACACCAAGAAGCACGCCCCCCGGGCCCTGGCTTCGCGCATCTCCTCGCTGAAGAACGAGCTCATCGACCCGATCGACTTCGCCGATGAGGCCGAGAGCGCGAAGAACCCCTTCGAACGGACGCTGGCGCGGATCTACACGAACTACACCGAGCGCCTGCGCCAGGCCAATGCGGTGGACTTCGACGACCTCATCGCGTTGACGGTGACGCTGCTGCGGGAGAACCCGGCGATCCGCGAGGGCTACCGCCGCCGCTTCCGCCACCTCCTGGTCGACGAGTACCAGGACACCAACACAGCGCAGTATCAGCTGGTCCGTGAGCTGGTGGGGGAGGACCCTCGCGCCGATCTCACCGTGGTGGGCGACTCCGACCAGTCGATCTACGCGTTCCGCGGGGCCACGATCCGCAACATCATCGAGTTCGAGAAGGACTTCCCCTCGGCCCGCACCATCGTGCTGGAGCAGAACTACCGCTCGACCCAGAACATCCTCACGGCCGCCAACGCGGTGATCGAGGAGAACGAGGGACGGCGCAAGAAGAACCTGTGGACCGATCAGGGGGAGGGCGAGCAGATCACCCTGTATGTCGCCGACGACGAGCAGGCCGAGGCGCGCTACATCGCCCGCCAGATCGACGCCCTGGTCGACCATGGCCGCAGCGCCGGGGACATCGCGATCTTCTATCGCGCCAACGCGCAGTCACGCGCTCTGGAGGACCAGCTGATCCGGGTGGGGCTGCCCTACCGGGTCGTCGGCGGGACCCGCTTCTACGAACGGCGCGAGATCAAGGACGCCATGGCGTACCTGCGTGTCCTGGCCAACCCGGCCGACGAGATCAACCTGCGGCGGATCCTCAACGTCCCCAAGCGCGGCATCGGCGACCGGGCGGAGGCCGCGATCGCGATGCTCGCCGAGCGGGACCGGATCAGCTTCGGCGAGGCGCTGCGGCGTGCCGACGAGGCGCCGGGGATCGCCACCCGCTCCCTGAACGCGGTGCGCACCTTCGTCGCGATGCTCGAGGACCTCCAGGAGATGGCGTCCCGCGGTGACGGGCCCGCCGAGCTGGTCGAGGCGATCCTGCAGCGGTCGGGCTATTACGCCGAGCTGCAGGGCAGCGAGGACCTCCAGGACGAGTCGCGCCTGGAGAACCTCGCCGAGCTGATCAGCGTGGCCGCCGAGTTCGAGGCCGAGACCGAGGCGGCCGACGCCGCCGCCAGCGAGTTCGAGGAGGCGGAGCCAGAGGTAGGGTCCGACTCCGGGTCCAGGTCCGACCCCGGGGCCGAGCCCGGGACCGCCGCGGGGCCCGGGACGGCCGCAGGGCCCGGGACCGGCGCGGAGGGCTCGACCGAGGGACCGGCCGGATCCTCCGAGGTGATCGGCGCCGACATCGACCCCGAGGCCGCGCTCAGCGCCCCGGATGATCCCGAGGCCTCCCTGGTGGACCGCTTCCTGGAGAAGGTCTCCCTGGTGGCCGACGCCGATCAGCTCCCCGGCGGCGAGGACCAGTTCGTCACCCTGATGACACTGCACACGGCCAAGGGCCTGGAGTTCCCGGTCGTGTTCCTCACCGGCATGGAGGACGGCACCTTTCCCCACAACCGCACCCTCTCGGATCCGCACGAGCTGCAGGAGGAGCGGCGCCTGGCGTACGTGGGCATCACCCGCTCCCGCGAGCGGCTCTACCTCACCCGCGCTCAGATGCGCACCACCTGGGGACAGTCGCAGTTCATGCCCGGCAGCCGCTTCCTCGACGAGATCCCCGAGGCCGTGCTCGACGTGGCGCGGGCCGGCTCCACCCTCAGCGGCGCGGATTTCGGCGGCATGGGCGCGGGCGGATACGGCTCCGGCACCTCTGGCGGCAGCCGCTCCGGCGGCGGGCGCGGCCCGTCCTTCAGCGGCGGGATCGGCGGGGGGCGAAGCGATGTGAAGCGGCCAAGCTTCGGATCGGGGCGCACGCCCGTCTCCGCCGCGGCGATGCCCCAGCTGAGCGTCGGGGACCGTGTCACCCACGACTCCTTCGGCATGGGCTCGGTCACCGAGGTCTCCGGGCAAGGGGAGAAGACCCAGGTCGAGGTGCAGTTCAAGCCGCCGAACGGGACCAAGCGGCTGCTGCTGCGCTATGCGCCGCTGACGAAGCTCTAG
- the sucC gene encoding ADP-forming succinate--CoA ligase subunit beta gives MDLYEYQARDLFEKHGVPVLGGVVAEDPATAKAAAEQLGTPVVVVKAQVKTGGRGKAGGVKIAKSPEEAEQKAAEILGMDIKGHTVHRVMVAAGADIAEEYYFSLLLDRANRNYLAMCSVEGGMEIEQLAVERPEALARVAVDPNVGIDEAKAAEIVQAANFDEETAHKVAPVLIKLWDAYREEDASLVEVNPLVKTGDGKIIALDGKITIDENAAFRHEDHAALVDTSSEDPLETKAKALDLNYVKLDGEVGIIGNGAGLVMSTLDVVAYAGEQHGVKPANFLDIGGGASADVMANGLDVILGDEQVAAVFVNVFGGITACDAVANGIVGALKKLGDTATKPLVVRLDGNNVEEGRKILADFAHPLVTQADTMDGGAAKVAELAAAAGK, from the coding sequence GTGGACCTGTATGAGTACCAGGCCCGCGATCTCTTCGAGAAGCACGGCGTGCCCGTGCTCGGAGGAGTCGTCGCGGAGGATCCTGCCACTGCCAAGGCTGCTGCAGAGCAGCTCGGCACCCCGGTCGTCGTCGTCAAGGCCCAGGTGAAGACCGGTGGCCGCGGCAAGGCCGGTGGCGTGAAGATCGCCAAGTCCCCCGAGGAGGCGGAGCAGAAGGCCGCCGAGATCCTCGGGATGGACATCAAGGGCCACACCGTGCATCGGGTCATGGTCGCCGCCGGCGCCGACATCGCCGAGGAGTACTACTTCTCGCTGCTGCTGGACCGCGCGAACCGTAACTACCTGGCCATGTGCTCCGTCGAGGGCGGCATGGAGATCGAGCAGCTCGCGGTCGAGCGTCCCGAGGCCCTCGCCCGGGTCGCCGTCGACCCCAACGTCGGCATCGACGAGGCCAAAGCCGCCGAGATCGTGCAGGCTGCGAACTTCGACGAGGAGACCGCGCACAAGGTCGCTCCTGTGCTGATCAAGCTGTGGGACGCCTACCGCGAGGAGGACGCCTCACTGGTCGAGGTCAACCCGCTGGTCAAGACCGGCGACGGCAAGATCATCGCCCTCGACGGCAAGATCACGATCGACGAGAACGCGGCCTTCCGTCACGAGGACCATGCGGCCCTGGTCGACACCTCCTCCGAGGACCCGCTGGAGACCAAGGCCAAGGCCCTGGATCTCAACTACGTCAAGCTCGACGGCGAGGTCGGCATCATCGGCAACGGTGCGGGTCTGGTCATGTCCACGCTCGACGTGGTCGCGTACGCCGGCGAGCAGCACGGCGTCAAGCCGGCCAACTTCCTCGACATCGGCGGCGGCGCCTCCGCGGATGTGATGGCCAACGGCCTCGACGTGATCCTCGGCGACGAGCAGGTCGCCGCGGTGTTCGTCAACGTCTTCGGGGGAATCACCGCCTGCGACGCAGTGGCCAACGGCATCGTCGGTGCGCTGAAGAAGCTCGGCGACACCGCCACGAAGCCGCTCGTGGTCCGTCTCGACGGCAACAACGTCGAGGAGGGCCGCAAGATCCTCGCGGACTTCGCGCACCCCCTCGTCACCCAGGCCGACACCATGGACGGCGGCGCCGCGAAGGTCGCCGAGCTCGCCGCCGCCGCAGGAAAGTGA
- the sucD gene encoding succinate--CoA ligase subunit alpha, with product MSIFLDANSKVIVQGMTGSEGMKHSQRMLDSGTNIVGGVNPRKAGQSVSFDGGHDVPVFGSVAEAMEATGANVSVVFVPPKFAKSAAVEAIDAAIELLVIITEGIPVKDSAEFFNYAQSTGTTRIIGPNCPGVITPGVSNAGITPSNITGTGKLGLVSKSGTLTYQMMYELADIGFTTAIGIGGDPVIGTTHIDALEAFENDPETVGVVMIGEIGGDAEERAAAYIKDNMSKPVVGYVAGFTAPEGKTMGHAGAIVSGSAGTAQAKKEALEAAGVKVGKTPTETADLMREIVKARA from the coding sequence ATGTCTATCTTCCTTGATGCCAACAGCAAGGTCATCGTCCAGGGCATGACGGGCTCGGAGGGCATGAAGCACTCCCAGCGCATGCTCGACTCCGGCACGAACATCGTCGGCGGCGTGAACCCCCGCAAGGCCGGTCAGAGCGTCTCCTTCGACGGCGGTCACGACGTTCCCGTCTTCGGATCCGTCGCGGAGGCCATGGAGGCCACCGGCGCGAACGTCTCGGTGGTCTTCGTGCCGCCGAAGTTCGCCAAGAGCGCGGCGGTCGAGGCCATCGACGCCGCGATCGAGCTCCTGGTGATCATCACCGAGGGGATCCCGGTCAAGGACTCGGCCGAGTTCTTCAACTATGCCCAGTCCACGGGCACCACCCGCATCATCGGGCCCAACTGCCCCGGCGTGATCACCCCCGGTGTCTCCAACGCGGGCATCACGCCCTCGAACATCACCGGCACCGGCAAGCTGGGCCTGGTCTCCAAGTCCGGCACGCTGACCTACCAGATGATGTACGAGTTGGCCGACATCGGCTTCACCACCGCCATCGGCATCGGCGGCGATCCGGTCATCGGCACCACCCACATCGACGCGCTCGAGGCGTTCGAGAACGACCCCGAGACCGTCGGCGTCGTGATGATCGGCGAGATCGGCGGCGACGCCGAGGAGCGTGCGGCGGCGTACATCAAGGACAACATGTCCAAGCCGGTCGTCGGCTACGTCGCGGGCTTCACCGCGCCCGAGGGCAAGACGATGGGCCACGCGGGCGCCATCGTCTCCGGTTCCGCGGGCACCGCCCAGGCGAAGAAGGAGGCTCTCGAGGCCGCCGGCGTCAAGGTCGGCAAGACGCCGACCGAGACCGCTGATCTCATGCGCGAGATCGTCAAGGCCCGGGCCTGA
- a CDS encoding metal-dependent transcriptional regulator translates to MTGDLIDTTEMYLKTVFELHEAGIAPMRARIAERLGHSGPTVSQTVARMERDGLLHLDDQRRIRLTEKGHAVATDVMRKHRLAERHLLDVIGLDYALVHEEACRWEHVMSLEVEQRLAEKLAPPFVDPYGNPIPGLSALGITETRATGEGKGTTNPPRELIDVLKDGQTTRVLLRRIGERIQSDVQLLGELARHGIVPQAELEAERLGGSLVLRGPAGGEVAVSEVDAGQLHVTPLAAG, encoded by the coding sequence GTGACCGGAGATCTCATCGACACCACCGAGATGTATCTGAAGACGGTGTTCGAGCTCCACGAGGCGGGCATCGCGCCGATGCGCGCCCGGATCGCGGAGCGCCTGGGGCATTCCGGACCGACGGTCTCCCAGACCGTGGCCCGGATGGAGCGCGACGGCCTGCTCCATCTCGACGATCAGCGACGCATCCGACTGACGGAGAAGGGCCACGCGGTCGCCACGGACGTGATGCGCAAGCACCGCTTGGCCGAGCGTCATCTGTTGGACGTGATCGGTCTGGACTACGCCCTCGTCCACGAGGAGGCCTGCCGGTGGGAGCACGTGATGAGCCTCGAGGTCGAGCAGCGGCTCGCGGAGAAGCTCGCACCGCCGTTCGTCGACCCCTACGGCAACCCGATCCCGGGGTTGTCCGCCCTCGGGATCACCGAGACGCGTGCCACCGGAGAGGGTAAAGGAACGACCAATCCGCCCCGCGAGCTGATCGACGTCCTGAAAGACGGTCAGACCACTCGGGTCCTGCTGCGTCGCATCGGCGAAAGGATCCAGAGCGACGTCCAGCTCCTCGGAGAACTCGCACGTCATGGCATTGTTCCGCAGGCCGAGCTGGAGGCCGAACGGCTCGGGGGCTCCCTCGTGCTGCGCGGACCTGCCGGTGGGGAGGTGGCCGTCTCCGAGGTCGATGCCGGCCAGCTCCACGTGACGCCGCTGGCAGCCGGGTAA
- a CDS encoding C40 family peptidase, producing MSKTSLNTHRRAMRTVTPAVRAGRATAGAAMAAAMLFGGAAAATAEPSDPQADAPAAPEADAAPAVIAPVTAPAVGLPAVEAGEDDGSEESSFAPAATSISVEVGPTEEEIAAAQAAAEEAAAQEAAEQEAAEQEAAEQEQDQQAPETREDDDSSRSNERDDSESQSSESEQSSDSSGSQESASAPSAAKGSSILATARSGIGTPYVFGGTSPSGWDCSGFVQWVYAQHGVDLPRGANAQGASGTVIPRSEAQPGDLVFKPGHIGIYAGNGQFVDAGNPRVDTSERDIYSGSWTFVRVG from the coding sequence GTGTCGAAGACCTCGCTCAACACTCACCGCCGCGCCATGCGCACGGTGACCCCCGCCGTTCGTGCCGGACGCGCCACCGCCGGAGCCGCCATGGCCGCCGCGATGCTCTTCGGCGGCGCCGCCGCAGCGACCGCTGAGCCGTCCGATCCGCAGGCCGACGCCCCGGCCGCACCGGAGGCGGACGCCGCCCCCGCCGTGATCGCCCCCGTGACCGCCCCGGCCGTGGGCCTTCCCGCCGTCGAGGCCGGCGAGGACGACGGCTCCGAGGAGTCCTCCTTCGCCCCCGCCGCCACCAGCATCTCCGTCGAGGTCGGCCCCACCGAGGAAGAGATCGCCGCCGCCCAGGCCGCAGCCGAGGAGGCCGCAGCCCAGGAAGCCGCTGAGCAGGAGGCCGCCGAGCAGGAGGCCGCCGAGCAGGAGCAGGACCAGCAGGCGCCCGAGACCCGCGAGGACGACGACTCGAGCCGGTCGAACGAGCGCGATGACTCCGAGAGTCAGAGCTCCGAGTCCGAGCAGTCCAGCGATTCCTCCGGCTCGCAGGAGTCCGCGTCGGCGCCCTCGGCCGCCAAGGGCAGCTCGATCCTCGCCACCGCCCGCTCCGGCATCGGCACCCCCTACGTCTTCGGCGGCACCTCGCCCTCGGGCTGGGACTGCTCCGGCTTCGTCCAGTGGGTCTACGCCCAGCACGGCGTCGACCTGCCGCGCGGCGCCAACGCGCAGGGTGCGTCCGGCACCGTCATCCCGCGCTCCGAGGCTCAGCCCGGCGACCTCGTCTTCAAGCCCGGCCACATCGGCATCTACGCCGGGAACGGTCAGTTCGTCGACGCCGGCAACCCGCGTGTGGACACCTCCGAGCGTGACATCTACTCCGGCAGCTGGACCTTCGTCCGGGTCGGCTGA
- a CDS encoding HAD family hydrolase, whose amino-acid sequence MADRRCVFIDFDGTLADRGVVPREHAEAVGRARAQGHVVLLCTGRPASIIVPEVAALFDGVVASAGGFLRLGDEVLHDERFPAAVGRRTIEVLHRHEVAFALEAPDALWCTPFSAERIRARMRPSGPSSAGGIGSGPTDIIAAVRVREDVADCSFAKISLWDSRVPIEQLAAESGPELGALPSSITTDDLSSGELHLRTVDKADGMRRVREHLGLGPEATVAIGDGMNDLGMLQAAGTSVAISGAPTEVLAAADLVVPGPVEHGIVSAFARLGLG is encoded by the coding sequence GTGGCCGACCGCCGCTGCGTGTTCATCGACTTCGACGGCACCCTCGCGGATCGGGGCGTGGTCCCGCGCGAGCACGCCGAGGCCGTCGGGCGCGCCCGGGCGCAGGGGCATGTGGTGCTGCTGTGCACCGGACGCCCCGCCTCGATCATCGTGCCCGAGGTCGCGGCGCTGTTCGACGGCGTGGTCGCCTCCGCGGGCGGCTTCCTGCGTCTGGGGGACGAGGTGCTGCACGACGAACGCTTCCCCGCCGCCGTGGGACGCCGCACCATCGAGGTGCTGCACCGGCACGAGGTGGCCTTCGCCCTGGAGGCCCCGGATGCGCTGTGGTGCACCCCGTTCTCGGCCGAGCGGATCCGGGCCCGGATGCGCCCCTCGGGCCCGAGCAGCGCCGGGGGGATCGGGAGCGGACCGACCGACATCATCGCTGCCGTGCGCGTGCGCGAGGACGTCGCCGACTGCTCCTTCGCGAAGATCTCGCTGTGGGACTCGCGGGTTCCGATCGAGCAGCTCGCCGCCGAGAGCGGACCCGAGCTGGGGGCGCTGCCGAGCTCGATCACCACGGACGACCTCAGCTCCGGGGAACTGCACCTGCGCACCGTCGACAAGGCCGACGGGATGCGTCGCGTCCGGGAGCATCTCGGCCTGGGTCCGGAGGCGACGGTCGCGATCGGGGACGGCATGAACGACCTGGGGATGCTCCAGGCGGCCGGGACGTCCGTCGCGATCTCCGGCGCCCCCACCGAGGTGCTGGCCGCGGCGGATCTCGTGGTCCCCGGCCCGGTGGAGCACGGGATCGTGAGCGCCTTCGCCCGGCTCGGCCTGGGCTGA
- a CDS encoding putative RNA methyltransferase yields the protein MPSPVPAALLDALDILRCPSCGGELTVLDRSLRCPQRHTFDIARAGYASMLGGGGARSGDDDKMARARARFLGSGAYAPLLTAIGDLAASAVPALTAADLPGSSPTALPTAADAGGPPAAAGPSSSAPIVLDMGCGPGYYLAGLLDRFEGARGLGVDTSARSLRFAARAHERAAACSGDVFAPFPLADDSIDLLIDVFAPRHPAEFARVLGPSGALVVARPGTDHLAELREEIPSMVAMDPHKEERLHEALAPFFVAGPQRTVRYELPLDVERVRDLVAMTPSARHVRPATLDEVTEQFRRSSGSEPFSVTVSVTVSSHRPR from the coding sequence GTGCCCTCCCCCGTGCCCGCCGCCCTGCTCGACGCCCTCGACATCCTGCGCTGCCCGAGTTGCGGCGGCGAGCTGACGGTCCTCGACCGGAGCCTGCGCTGCCCGCAGCGGCACACCTTCGACATCGCCCGGGCCGGATACGCCTCGATGCTGGGCGGCGGCGGTGCCAGAAGCGGTGACGACGACAAAATGGCCCGGGCCCGGGCCCGCTTCCTGGGCAGCGGCGCCTATGCCCCGCTGCTCACGGCGATCGGCGATCTCGCCGCGTCCGCCGTCCCGGCGCTGACCGCCGCCGACCTGCCGGGCTCCTCCCCCACCGCTCTGCCGACTGCCGCCGACGCGGGGGGCCCGCCGGCCGCTGCGGGCCCGAGCAGCTCCGCGCCGATCGTCCTGGACATGGGGTGCGGGCCCGGCTATTACCTCGCGGGGCTGCTGGACCGCTTCGAGGGCGCCCGGGGGCTCGGGGTCGACACCTCGGCGCGCTCGCTGCGGTTCGCCGCCCGCGCCCACGAGCGGGCCGCCGCCTGCTCCGGGGACGTCTTCGCGCCCTTCCCTCTCGCCGACGACTCGATCGACCTGCTGATCGACGTGTTCGCCCCGCGCCATCCCGCCGAGTTCGCCCGGGTGCTCGGGCCGTCCGGGGCTCTGGTGGTCGCGCGTCCGGGCACCGATCACCTCGCCGAGCTGCGGGAGGAGATCCCGTCGATGGTGGCGATGGATCCGCACAAGGAGGAGCGGCTGCACGAGGCGCTCGCGCCCTTCTTCGTCGCGGGCCCGCAGCGCACGGTGCGCTACGAGCTTCCCCTGGACGTCGAGCGGGTGAGGGATCTGGTCGCCATGACCCCGAGCGCTCGCCATGTCCGGCCCGCAACTCTCGATGAGGTCACCGAGCAGTTCCGCAGGTCCTCCGGCTCCGAGCCCTTCTCCGTCACGGTCTCCGTGACGGTCAGCAGCCACCGTCCGCGGTAG
- a CDS encoding excinuclease ABC subunit UvrA: MTTADAQPSADTHRPADAHDVILVRGARENNLRDISLDLPKRRLTVFTGVSGSGKSSLVFGTIAAESQRMINETYSSFVQGFMPSLARPDVDELQGLTPAIIVDQERMGANVRSTVGTVTDAGSYLRTLFSKLAEPHVGGPGAYSFNVPSVTASGAITLQKGKKTIAEKASFSRVGGMCPRCEGMGEVSDVDLTELYDENLSLDEGPFTIPNYAAGGWYQKQFAASGFFPSDTPIRSFTKRQLHDFLYKEPTKVKIEGVNITYEGLIPKIQKSMLSKDRDAMQPHVRAFVDRAVKFIVCPECEGTRLAEHARTSRIDGLSIADASSLQITDLAAWVQSLRTLHTGPTVAPLLTNLSALLESFVKIGLGYLSLDRASGTLSGGESQRTKMIRHLGSALTDITYVFDEPTIGLHPHDITTMNQLLLALRDKGNTVLVVEHKPESIAIADHVVDLGPRAGVHGGRLQYEGDVAGLRASDTLTGRHLDRRATVKDQVRTGRGALEIRGADQHNLQDVDVDVPLGVLTVITGVAGSGKSSLVHGSLPRDAEVTVVDQGAIRGSRRSNAATYTGLLEPIRKAFAKANGVGPALFSSNSDGACPVCKGAGMIFTELGFMETVTTVCEECDGRRFQASVLEYTLGGASIADVLEMSVEEALALVTTPEAKVPAAAKVLRHLEEVGLGYLTIGQPLTTLSGGERQRLKLAMHLGEKGGILVLDEPTTGLHLADIDALLALLDRLVDSGRTVIVIEHHQAVMAHADWIIDLGPGAGVDGGRVVFEGTPSQLVADASTLTGTHLAQYVGAS; this comes from the coding sequence ATGACCACCGCCGACGCCCAACCCTCAGCCGACACACACCGCCCCGCCGACGCCCACGACGTGATCCTGGTGCGCGGCGCCCGGGAGAACAACCTCCGCGACATCTCCCTCGACCTCCCCAAGCGCCGCCTGACCGTGTTCACGGGCGTCTCCGGCTCCGGGAAGAGCTCCCTGGTGTTCGGCACCATCGCCGCCGAGTCCCAGCGGATGATCAACGAGACCTACAGCTCGTTCGTCCAGGGTTTCATGCCCTCCCTCGCTCGTCCCGACGTGGACGAGCTGCAGGGGCTGACCCCCGCGATCATCGTCGACCAGGAGCGGATGGGCGCCAACGTCCGCTCCACCGTCGGGACCGTCACGGACGCCGGCTCCTACCTGCGCACCCTGTTCTCCAAGCTCGCCGAACCACACGTCGGCGGGCCCGGCGCGTACTCCTTCAACGTCCCCAGCGTCACCGCCTCCGGGGCGATCACCCTGCAGAAGGGCAAGAAGACCATCGCCGAGAAGGCCAGCTTCTCGCGGGTGGGCGGCATGTGTCCGCGCTGCGAAGGCATGGGCGAGGTCTCCGACGTGGACCTCACCGAGCTGTACGACGAGAACCTCTCCCTCGACGAGGGCCCGTTCACGATCCCGAACTACGCCGCCGGAGGCTGGTACCAGAAGCAGTTCGCCGCCTCCGGCTTCTTCCCCTCCGACACACCGATCCGCTCCTTCACGAAGCGTCAGCTGCACGACTTCCTGTACAAGGAACCCACGAAGGTGAAGATCGAGGGCGTCAACATCACCTATGAGGGGCTGATCCCGAAGATCCAGAAGTCCATGCTGAGCAAGGACCGCGACGCGATGCAGCCGCATGTGCGCGCGTTCGTGGACCGCGCCGTGAAGTTCATCGTCTGCCCCGAGTGCGAGGGGACCCGCCTGGCCGAGCACGCCCGCACCTCCCGGATCGACGGCCTCTCGATCGCCGATGCCAGCTCCCTGCAGATCACGGACCTGGCCGCATGGGTGCAGTCCCTGCGCACGCTGCACACGGGGCCGACGGTCGCCCCGCTGCTGACGAACCTCTCGGCGCTGCTGGAGAGCTTCGTGAAGATCGGTCTGGGCTATCTCAGTCTGGATCGTGCCTCCGGCACGCTGTCCGGCGGCGAGTCCCAGCGCACCAAGATGATCCGGCACCTCGGCTCGGCGCTGACCGACATCACCTACGTGTTCGACGAGCCCACGATCGGTCTGCATCCGCACGACATCACGACCATGAACCAGCTCCTGCTGGCCCTGCGGGACAAGGGCAACACCGTGCTGGTCGTCGAGCACAAGCCCGAGTCGATCGCCATCGCCGATCACGTCGTCGACCTCGGTCCGCGCGCCGGTGTGCACGGCGGCCGGCTGCAGTACGAGGGCGACGTGGCGGGCCTGCGGGCCTCCGACACCCTCACCGGGCGCCATCTCGACCGCCGCGCCACCGTGAAGGACCAGGTGCGCACGGGCCGCGGCGCCCTCGAGATCCGCGGCGCCGACCAGCACAACCTGCAGGACGTGGACGTCGACGTGCCACTGGGGGTGCTGACCGTCATCACCGGGGTGGCCGGCTCCGGCAAGAGCTCCTTGGTGCACGGCTCCCTGCCCCGCGACGCCGAGGTCACCGTGGTCGATCAGGGGGCCATCCGCGGCTCCCGTCGCTCCAACGCCGCCACCTACACGGGCCTGCTGGAGCCGATCCGAAAGGCCTTCGCGAAGGCCAACGGGGTGGGGCCCGCGCTGTTCTCCAGCAACTCCGACGGGGCCTGCCCGGTGTGCAAGGGCGCCGGGATGATCTTCACCGAGCTCGGCTTCATGGAGACCGTCACCACCGTCTGCGAGGAATGCGACGGCAGGCGGTTCCAGGCCTCGGTGCTCGAGTACACCCTCGGCGGGGCGAGCATCGCAGACGTGCTGGAGATGTCCGTCGAGGAGGCGCTGGCGCTGGTGACCACCCCGGAGGCGAAGGTCCCCGCCGCGGCGAAGGTGCTGCGCCATCTGGAGGAGGTCGGCCTGGGATATCTGACCATCGGCCAGCCGCTGACCACCCTCTCCGGCGGCGAGCGGCAGCGGCTCAAGCTCGCCATGCATCTGGGCGAGAAGGGCGGGATCCTGGTGCTCGACGAGCCGACCACCGGCCTGCACCTGGCCGACATCGACGCCCTGCTGGCTCTGCTGGATCGACTGGTGGACTCCGGAAGGACCGTGATCGTCATCGAGCACCACCAAGCCGTCATGGCCCATGCGGACTGGATCATCGACCTCGGGCCCGGAGCCGGGGTCGACGGCGGCCGAGTCGTGTTCGAGGGGACCCCGTCCCAGCTGGTGGCCGACGCCTCGACCCTGACCGGGACGCATCTGGCGCAGTACGTCGGGGCGAGCTGA